Proteins co-encoded in one Stenotrophomonas maltophilia genomic window:
- a CDS encoding TetR/AcrR family transcriptional regulator yields the protein MAKPAHFSTKDRILGAAEELFAQHGFAGTSLRQVTSQADVNIAAVNYHFGSKENLVNEVFRRRMDEMTGARLSQLERARAEHPGQLRPVLAAFVEPALALAQDRQNGGAFVRVIARAYAEKNDNLRKFLSDHYGHVLRAFGKAIGECIPDLSKEELYWRLDFLAGSLTYAMADFGLIKRPAGVTEAAHRAHAAHELIHFAEAGFRAAARASALPASP from the coding sequence ATGGCCAAGCCCGCCCACTTCTCGACCAAGGACCGGATCCTCGGTGCCGCCGAGGAGCTGTTCGCCCAGCACGGCTTCGCCGGCACCTCGCTGCGCCAGGTCACCAGCCAGGCCGACGTCAACATCGCGGCGGTCAACTACCACTTCGGCTCCAAGGAAAACCTGGTCAACGAGGTGTTCCGCCGTCGCATGGACGAGATGACCGGTGCCCGCCTGTCACAGCTCGAGCGCGCCCGTGCCGAACACCCCGGCCAGCTGCGCCCGGTGCTGGCCGCCTTCGTCGAGCCGGCGCTGGCACTGGCCCAGGACCGCCAGAACGGCGGCGCCTTCGTGCGCGTGATCGCCCGCGCCTACGCCGAGAAGAACGACAACCTGCGCAAGTTCCTGTCCGACCACTACGGCCATGTGCTGCGTGCGTTCGGCAAGGCCATCGGCGAGTGCATTCCCGACCTGAGCAAGGAAGAGCTGTACTGGCGCCTGGACTTCCTGGCCGGCTCGCTGACCTATGCGATGGCCGACTTCGGGCTGATCAAGCGTCCCGCCGGTGTCACCGAAGCGGCGCATCGTGCCCATGCCGCCCACGAACTGATCCATTTCGCCGAAGCCGGGTTCCGCGCCGCCGCACGCGCCAGCGCCCTGCCCGCTTCTCCGTAA
- a CDS encoding 3-hydroxyacyl-CoA dehydrogenase/enoyl-CoA hydratase family protein → MSNSLLVRRAAVLGAGVMGAQIAAHLTNAGVDTVLFDLPAKEGPADGIVLKAIANLGKLSPAPLASKSLAEAITPANYESGLEQLKDCDLIIEAIAERMDWKQDLYKKIAPFVADHAVLASNTSGLGINKLADVLPEQLRHRFCGVHFFNPPRYMHLAELIPATTTDKAVLEGLEAFLVTTLGKGVVYAKDTPNFIGNRIGVFSILSTIHHTQQFGLGFDEVDGLTGPLVGRPKSATYRTSDVVGLDTMAHVIKTMGDTLPNDPWHEFFKSPKWLDALIAKGALGQKTGAGIFRKVGKDIVVLDLEKQDYRPADRTAAPEVVEILKIRNPAEKFAKLRESQHPQAQFLWATFRDLFHYSAYHLADIAETARDVDLAIRWGYGWSLGPFETWQAAGWKQVAQWIADDIVAGKSMSNAPLPDWVFDGRDGVHAAEGSYSPSRNAKLPRSSLPVYQRQRFPDPLLGEKFAPGETVFENDGLRMWHDGDGIAVVSFKTKMNTVSDQVLDGLQECVSRAEKDFQGLVIWQQKEPFSAGADLAGALGLLQAGKVDQFEEMVANFQRTSQRIKYSLVPVVAAVRGLALGGGCEFQMHSAKTVAFLESYIGLVEAGVGLLPAGGGLKELAVRASQAAGPGGDVFAELKKTFETVAMAKVSNSAVNAQELGLLRSTDKVVFNSYEALYIAKAEARALAEAGYRPPLPARRIQVAGDVGIATFKMMLVNMLEGRFISPYDYEIAERIATVLCGGKVDRGTLVDEEWLLTLERKHFVELAQQEKTQARIAHMLKTGKPLRN, encoded by the coding sequence ATGTCCAATTCCCTGCTAGTCCGCCGCGCCGCCGTGCTGGGTGCCGGCGTCATGGGTGCCCAGATCGCCGCCCACCTCACCAACGCTGGCGTCGACACCGTGCTGTTCGACCTGCCCGCCAAGGAAGGTCCGGCCGACGGCATCGTGCTGAAGGCGATCGCCAACCTGGGCAAGCTGAGCCCGGCGCCGCTGGCCAGCAAGTCGCTGGCCGAAGCCATCACCCCGGCCAACTACGAGTCCGGCCTGGAGCAGCTGAAGGACTGCGACCTGATCATCGAGGCCATCGCCGAGCGCATGGACTGGAAGCAGGACCTGTACAAGAAGATCGCCCCGTTCGTGGCCGATCACGCGGTGCTGGCCTCCAACACCTCCGGCCTGGGCATCAACAAGCTGGCCGACGTGCTGCCCGAGCAGCTGCGCCACCGCTTCTGCGGCGTGCACTTCTTCAACCCGCCGCGCTACATGCACCTGGCCGAACTGATTCCGGCCACCACCACCGACAAGGCCGTGCTGGAAGGCCTGGAAGCGTTCCTGGTCACCACCCTGGGCAAGGGCGTGGTGTACGCCAAGGACACCCCGAACTTCATCGGCAACCGCATCGGCGTGTTCTCGATCCTGTCCACCATCCATCACACCCAGCAGTTCGGCCTGGGCTTTGATGAAGTGGACGGCCTGACCGGCCCGCTGGTCGGTCGCCCGAAGTCGGCCACCTACCGGACCTCCGATGTGGTCGGCCTGGACACCATGGCCCACGTCATCAAGACCATGGGCGACACCCTGCCGAACGACCCGTGGCACGAGTTCTTCAAGTCGCCGAAGTGGCTGGACGCGCTGATCGCCAAGGGCGCGCTGGGCCAGAAGACCGGCGCCGGCATCTTCCGCAAGGTCGGCAAGGACATCGTGGTGCTGGACCTGGAGAAGCAGGACTACCGTCCGGCTGACCGCACCGCTGCACCGGAAGTGGTCGAGATCCTGAAGATCAGGAACCCGGCCGAGAAGTTCGCCAAGCTGCGCGAGAGCCAGCACCCGCAGGCGCAGTTCCTGTGGGCGACCTTCCGCGACCTGTTCCACTACAGCGCCTACCACCTGGCCGATATCGCCGAGACCGCGCGTGACGTCGACCTGGCCATCCGCTGGGGCTACGGCTGGTCGCTGGGCCCGTTCGAAACCTGGCAGGCTGCCGGCTGGAAGCAGGTCGCGCAGTGGATTGCCGATGACATCGTCGCCGGCAAGAGCATGAGCAACGCCCCGCTGCCGGACTGGGTGTTCGATGGCCGCGACGGCGTGCACGCCGCCGAGGGCAGCTACAGCCCGTCGCGCAACGCCAAGCTGCCGCGCTCGTCGCTGCCGGTGTACCAGCGCCAGCGTTTCCCCGATCCGCTGCTGGGCGAGAAGTTCGCGCCGGGCGAGACGGTGTTCGAGAACGACGGCCTGCGCATGTGGCATGACGGCGATGGCATCGCCGTGGTCAGCTTCAAGACCAAGATGAACACTGTGTCCGACCAGGTGCTGGACGGCCTGCAGGAATGCGTCAGCCGCGCCGAGAAGGACTTCCAGGGCCTGGTGATCTGGCAACAGAAGGAACCCTTCTCCGCTGGTGCCGACCTGGCCGGTGCGCTGGGCCTGCTGCAGGCCGGCAAGGTCGACCAGTTCGAAGAAATGGTCGCCAACTTCCAGCGCACCAGCCAGCGCATCAAGTACTCGCTGGTGCCGGTGGTGGCCGCGGTGCGTGGCCTGGCCCTGGGTGGCGGCTGCGAGTTCCAGATGCACAGCGCCAAGACCGTGGCCTTCCTGGAAAGCTACATCGGCCTGGTCGAGGCCGGCGTCGGCCTGCTGCCGGCCGGTGGTGGCCTGAAGGAACTGGCCGTGCGTGCCTCGCAGGCGGCCGGTCCGGGCGGTGATGTGTTTGCCGAACTGAAGAAGACCTTCGAGACCGTGGCCATGGCCAAGGTGTCCAACTCGGCAGTCAATGCCCAGGAACTGGGCCTGCTGCGCAGCACCGACAAGGTGGTGTTCAACAGCTACGAGGCGCTGTACATCGCCAAGGCCGAAGCGCGTGCACTGGCCGAAGCCGGTTACCGCCCGCCGCTGCCGGCACGCCGCATCCAGGTGGCCGGTGACGTGGGTATCGCCACCTTCAAGATGATGCTGGTCAACATGCTGGAAGGCCGTTTCATCAGCCCGTACGACTACGAGATCGCCGAGCGCATCGCCACCGTGCTGTGCGGCGGCAAGGTCGATCGCGGCACTCTGGTGGACGAAGAGTGGCTGCTGACCCTGGAGCGCAAGCATTTCGTTGAACTGGCCCAGCAGGAAAAGACCCAGGCCCGCATCGCGCACATGCTCAAGACCGGCAAGCCGCTGCGGAACTGA
- a CDS encoding acetyl-CoA C-acyltransferase, with amino-acid sequence MTKQIQDAYIVAATRTPVGKAPKGMFRNTRPDDMLAHVLRSVVAQAPGVDVNRIDDAIIGCAMPEAEQGMNVARIGVLLAGLPNTIAAQTVNRFCSSGLQAVAQAADAIRLGNADLMLAGGTESMSMVPMMGNKIAMAPSVFDNDHVAIAYGMGITAEKVAEEWKVSREDQDAFALASHQKAMAAIQNGEFKDEISPYEIVSHLPDLADGQRIITRNKIADTDEGPRPDSSAEGLAKLRPVFRNGQFGGTVTAGNSSQMSDGAGAVLLASEQAIKDYGLTPLARFVSFSVAGVRPEVMGIGPIAAIPKALKQAGLTQDQLDWIELNEAFAAQSLAVIRDCGLDPSKVNPLGGAIALGHPLGATGAIRTATLLHGLRRRQQKYGMVTMCIGTGMGAAGIFEAL; translated from the coding sequence ATGACCAAGCAAATCCAGGACGCCTACATCGTCGCCGCCACCCGTACCCCGGTTGGCAAGGCGCCCAAGGGCATGTTCCGCAACACCCGCCCCGACGACATGCTTGCGCACGTGCTGCGCAGCGTCGTCGCACAGGCGCCGGGCGTGGACGTCAACCGCATCGATGACGCGATCATCGGCTGCGCCATGCCGGAAGCCGAGCAGGGCATGAACGTGGCGCGCATCGGCGTGCTGCTGGCCGGCCTGCCCAACACCATCGCCGCACAGACCGTGAACCGCTTCTGCTCCTCCGGCCTGCAGGCGGTGGCGCAGGCTGCCGATGCGATCCGCCTGGGCAACGCCGACCTGATGCTGGCCGGCGGCACCGAGTCGATGTCGATGGTGCCGATGATGGGCAACAAGATCGCGATGGCACCGAGCGTGTTCGACAACGACCACGTGGCCATCGCCTACGGCATGGGCATCACCGCCGAGAAGGTGGCCGAAGAGTGGAAGGTCTCGCGCGAAGACCAGGACGCCTTTGCCCTCGCCTCGCACCAGAAGGCCATGGCCGCGATCCAGAACGGCGAGTTCAAGGACGAGATCAGCCCGTACGAAATCGTCTCGCACCTGCCGGACCTGGCCGATGGCCAGCGCATCATCACCCGCAACAAGATCGCCGACACCGACGAAGGCCCGCGCCCGGATTCTTCGGCTGAAGGCCTGGCCAAGCTGCGCCCGGTGTTCCGCAACGGCCAGTTCGGCGGCACCGTCACCGCCGGCAACTCCTCGCAGATGAGCGATGGTGCCGGTGCGGTGCTGCTGGCCTCGGAACAGGCGATCAAGGATTACGGCCTGACCCCGCTGGCCCGTTTCGTCAGCTTCTCGGTGGCCGGCGTGCGTCCGGAAGTGATGGGCATCGGCCCGATCGCCGCCATTCCGAAGGCCCTGAAGCAGGCCGGCCTGACTCAGGATCAGCTGGACTGGATTGAATTGAACGAAGCGTTCGCCGCGCAGTCGCTGGCGGTGATCCGCGATTGCGGCCTGGACCCGAGCAAGGTCAACCCGCTGGGCGGCGCGATCGCCCTGGGCCACCCGCTGGGTGCGACCGGCGCGATCCGTACCGCCACCCTGCTGCACGGCCTGCGTCGTCGCCAGCAGAAGTACGGCATGGTGACCATGTGCATCGGCACCGGCATGGGCGCGGCGGGTATTTTCGAGGCGCTGTAA
- the galU gene encoding UTP--glucose-1-phosphate uridylyltransferase GalU, translated as MSKRIRKAVFPVAGLGTRFLPATKTVPKEMLPIIDRPLIQYAVDEAIEAGCDTLVFITNRYKHAVADYFDKAYELEQKLERAGKQEQLEMIRHVLPNGVRAIFVTQAEALGLGHAVLCAKAVIGDEPFAVLLPDDLIWNRGDGALKQMADLNEASGASVIAVEDVPHDKTASYGIVATEAFDGRKGRISQIVEKPKPEDAPSDLAVVGRYVLSPKIFELLEQTGSGAGGEIQLTDAIAQLLKTEQVDAYRFEGTRFDCGTHLGLVEATIRFALDNPKLAGPAREKLAAMLAE; from the coding sequence ATGAGCAAGCGAATTCGCAAGGCGGTATTTCCCGTGGCAGGGCTGGGCACGCGTTTTCTGCCCGCAACCAAGACCGTGCCGAAGGAGATGCTGCCCATCATTGATCGTCCGCTGATCCAGTACGCGGTGGACGAAGCGATTGAAGCGGGCTGCGACACGCTGGTGTTCATCACCAACCGCTACAAGCACGCGGTGGCCGACTATTTCGACAAGGCCTACGAGCTGGAGCAGAAGCTCGAGCGCGCTGGCAAGCAGGAACAGCTGGAGATGATCCGCCACGTGCTGCCCAACGGCGTGCGCGCGATCTTCGTCACCCAGGCCGAAGCCCTGGGCCTGGGCCATGCGGTGCTCTGCGCCAAGGCGGTCATCGGCGACGAGCCCTTTGCCGTGCTGCTGCCGGACGACCTGATCTGGAACCGTGGCGACGGCGCGTTGAAGCAGATGGCCGATCTCAACGAAGCCAGTGGCGCCAGCGTGATCGCGGTGGAAGACGTGCCGCATGACAAGACCGCCAGCTATGGCATCGTCGCCACCGAGGCGTTCGATGGCCGCAAGGGACGTATCTCGCAGATCGTGGAGAAGCCCAAGCCGGAGGACGCGCCGAGTGATCTGGCCGTGGTCGGCCGCTATGTGCTGAGCCCGAAGATCTTCGAACTGCTGGAGCAGACCGGCAGCGGTGCCGGTGGCGAGATTCAGCTGACCGATGCGATCGCGCAGCTGCTGAAGACCGAACAGGTCGACGCCTATCGGTTCGAGGGCACCCGTTTCGACTGCGGTACGCACCTGGGTCTGGTCGAAGCGACGATCCGCTTCGCGCTGGACAACCCGAAGCTGGCCGGTCCGGCGCGGGAGAAGCTGGCGGCGATGCTGGCGGAATAA
- a CDS encoding polysaccharide biosynthesis protein, with amino-acid sequence MASPWRDRILGLMPRSAIVCHDLFMVWACWQLLHAGRYSILPNAPALPLWNVDTTLVLLLQGLVFWRVGLYRGLWRFASVSDLLNIFKASFIGMVAIVLVLMWKRFDGVPMSVLVIYPFALSALLGAPRLLYRAWKDYQALQSDSSARRVLILGAGQAAETLVRDLRRSGNFEPVGLLDDAPHLRGAKLQGLPILGTLDDAPTVVRETAAKLLVIAIPSLDAAGMQRVVAICESTGVPFRTVPKLSDILQGQSLPGQLKEVAIEDLLGRKPIMPDWNLIRGWLGGRTVMVTGAGGSIGSELCRQCARHGAGRIILLEISELLLLTIEGELRRSFPDVEIEAVLGDCGDPAVIRHALSLHPVDTAFHAAAYKHVPVLERQLREAVRNNILATENVARACLEARVEHFVFISTDKAVDPVNALGASKRYAEMICQSLDQKSTHTRFVTVRFGNVLASAGSVVPLFREQILRGGPITVTDPEVSRYFMTIPEACQLILQAAASASHGAIYTLDMGEPVPIRVLAEQMIRLTGKQPYKDIQIIYTGLRPGEKLHETLFYSDEDYRSTAHPKILEAGVRAFSRDLVLGNVPRLREAIASYDTASIQEILFTTMPEFSPIEQDAYISSAKVVPFPAREANRHQ; translated from the coding sequence ATGGCTTCACCCTGGCGGGACAGAATTCTCGGCCTGATGCCGCGTTCGGCCATCGTCTGCCATGACCTGTTCATGGTCTGGGCATGCTGGCAGTTGCTCCATGCAGGTCGCTACTCGATCCTGCCCAACGCGCCTGCGTTGCCGCTCTGGAATGTCGATACCACCCTGGTGCTGCTGCTGCAGGGCCTGGTGTTCTGGCGGGTGGGCCTGTATCGCGGGCTGTGGCGTTTCGCCAGCGTCAGCGACCTGCTGAACATCTTCAAGGCCAGCTTCATCGGCATGGTCGCCATCGTCCTGGTGCTGATGTGGAAGCGCTTCGACGGCGTGCCGATGTCGGTGCTGGTGATCTATCCGTTCGCGCTGTCGGCGCTGCTGGGCGCACCGCGCCTGTTGTACCGGGCCTGGAAGGATTACCAGGCACTGCAGTCCGATTCCAGCGCGCGCCGGGTACTGATCCTGGGCGCCGGCCAGGCGGCCGAGACCCTGGTACGCGACCTGCGCCGCTCCGGCAATTTCGAGCCGGTCGGCCTGCTCGACGACGCCCCGCACCTGCGTGGGGCCAAGCTGCAGGGTCTGCCGATCCTGGGCACGCTGGACGATGCGCCGACCGTGGTGCGCGAAACCGCGGCCAAGCTGCTGGTCATCGCCATTCCATCGCTGGATGCCGCTGGCATGCAGCGGGTGGTCGCCATCTGTGAAAGCACCGGCGTGCCGTTCCGCACCGTGCCCAAGCTCAGCGACATCCTGCAGGGCCAGTCGTTGCCGGGCCAGCTGAAGGAAGTGGCGATCGAAGACCTGCTGGGGCGCAAGCCGATCATGCCGGACTGGAACCTGATCCGGGGCTGGCTGGGCGGACGCACCGTGATGGTGACCGGCGCCGGTGGCTCGATCGGCTCCGAGCTGTGCCGGCAGTGCGCACGACATGGTGCCGGCCGCATCATCCTGCTGGAAATCAGCGAGCTGCTGCTGTTGACCATCGAAGGCGAGCTGCGCCGCAGCTTTCCCGATGTCGAGATCGAGGCCGTACTCGGCGATTGCGGCGACCCGGCGGTGATCCGCCACGCGTTGTCGCTGCATCCGGTCGATACCGCCTTCCACGCCGCCGCCTACAAGCACGTGCCCGTGCTGGAGCGGCAGCTGCGCGAAGCGGTGCGCAACAACATCCTGGCGACCGAGAACGTGGCCCGCGCGTGCCTGGAGGCACGGGTGGAGCATTTCGTGTTCATCTCCACCGACAAGGCGGTCGATCCGGTCAATGCGCTGGGTGCGAGCAAGCGCTACGCCGAGATGATCTGCCAGAGCCTGGACCAGAAGTCCACGCACACCCGTTTCGTCACGGTCCGCTTCGGCAACGTGCTGGCCTCGGCCGGCAGCGTGGTGCCGCTGTTCCGCGAACAGATCCTGCGGGGTGGTCCGATCACCGTCACCGACCCGGAAGTCAGCCGGTACTTCATGACCATCCCCGAGGCCTGCCAGCTGATCCTGCAGGCAGCCGCCTCGGCGTCGCATGGCGCCATCTATACGCTGGACATGGGCGAGCCGGTGCCGATCCGCGTGCTGGCCGAGCAGATGATCCGCCTGACCGGCAAGCAGCCTTACAAGGACATCCAGATCATCTACACCGGCCTGCGCCCCGGCGAGAAGCTGCACGAGACGCTGTTCTATTCGGACGAGGATTATCGTTCGACCGCGCATCCGAAGATTCTCGAGGCCGGCGTGCGCGCGTTCTCGCGCGACCTGGTGCTGGGCAACGTGCCGCGTCTGCGCGAGGCGATCGCCAGCTACGACACCGCCAGCATCCAGGAAATTCTGTTCACGACGATGCCGGAATTCTCGCCGATCGAACAGGACGCTTACATTTCATCCGCTAAAGTCGTGCCTTTCCCGGCACGTGAGGCCAACAGGCACCAATGA
- a CDS encoding MraY family glycosyltransferase, producing the protein MPWLVMAALLALALLSAALTWAARGYALRRQLLDQPGERRSHSVATPRGGGIAIVISLLVAAGAAMWAWPQATPSLLVASLGLVLVAGIGWWDDHRPLPAMRRLMVHFIAAALLAGLVKVHGGSWLLAVLVLLFTASLINIWNFMDGINGIAASQAVVAALGLAPVLPWPYSLAAIALGLACLGFLPFNFPRARIFMGDVGSGALGYAVAVVLAIASVRTDIHWILLLVPISPFLVDAGFTLLARIISGQRWMEPHTQHVYQRAVQAGASHPQVTGMYFALGLFSITVFNVCSNLQPRWEAVVAVAWFIALTVLWLLLRNGMRHRQGTT; encoded by the coding sequence ATGCCGTGGCTTGTGATGGCGGCGCTGCTGGCGCTTGCGCTGCTCAGCGCGGCGCTGACCTGGGCGGCGCGCGGTTACGCCCTGCGCCGACAGTTGCTGGACCAGCCCGGCGAGCGCCGCAGCCATAGCGTTGCCACGCCCCGCGGTGGCGGCATTGCCATTGTCATCAGCCTGCTGGTGGCCGCGGGCGCGGCCATGTGGGCCTGGCCGCAGGCCACGCCCAGCCTGCTGGTGGCCAGCCTCGGGCTGGTGCTGGTGGCCGGCATTGGTTGGTGGGACGACCACAGGCCGCTGCCGGCGATGCGCCGGCTGATGGTGCACTTCATCGCCGCCGCGCTGCTGGCGGGGCTGGTCAAGGTGCACGGCGGCAGCTGGCTGCTGGCGGTGCTGGTGCTGCTGTTCACCGCCTCGCTGATCAACATCTGGAACTTCATGGATGGCATCAACGGTATCGCCGCCAGCCAGGCCGTGGTGGCCGCGCTGGGGCTGGCGCCGGTGCTGCCGTGGCCGTACTCGCTGGCGGCCATCGCTCTGGGCCTGGCCTGCCTGGGTTTCCTGCCGTTCAACTTCCCCCGGGCCCGGATCTTCATGGGCGATGTCGGTAGTGGCGCGCTCGGCTATGCGGTCGCCGTGGTGCTGGCCATCGCCAGCGTGCGTACCGACATCCACTGGATCCTGCTGCTGGTGCCCATTTCGCCGTTCCTCGTGGACGCAGGCTTCACACTGCTGGCGCGCATCATTTCCGGACAACGCTGGATGGAACCCCATACCCAGCACGTCTACCAGCGCGCGGTGCAGGCAGGAGCCAGTCACCCCCAGGTGACAGGGATGTACTTTGCTTTGGGCCTATTCAGTATTACAGTGTTCAATGTCTGCTCGAATCTGCAGCCGAGGTGGGAGGCTGTCGTGGCGGTCGCGTGGTTCATCGCGCTGACTGTCCTTTGGCTCCTCCTGCGCAATGGAATGCGCCATCGACAAGGAACTACCTGA
- the lapB gene encoding lipopolysaccharide assembly protein LapB, translating to MDFVTEWFWFFLFVPLAALAGWVIGRRGGQRHGDNQVSRLSSTYFRGLNYLLNEQPDKAIELFLHIAELDKETFETQVALGHLFRRRGEVDRAIRLHQGLVNRSDLSDAQRVQALLALGEDYMKSGLLDRAETVFTELAQLDQRAPQALKHLIGIYQAERDWEKAIDNATRFEDVTGEPMGKLIGQFECELAERFRGAGKLEEARAAIARAYQADAMSVRAGIIEGRLETDAGNSEAAVRAFERAARNDPEYLPELLPALMQNYRKVGDLAGARAFLSEMTEHYRGIAPVLALTRLMEEQEGVAPARAYLGRQLKDRPSVRGESALIDLTLAEGADSTATLHDLKHITDQLLVRNPAYRCTRCGFGARTHHWQCPSCKEWGTVKPLLNYAVL from the coding sequence ATGGATTTCGTCACCGAGTGGTTCTGGTTCTTCCTGTTCGTCCCGCTGGCCGCTCTGGCCGGATGGGTGATCGGACGGCGTGGCGGTCAGCGCCACGGTGACAACCAGGTCAGCCGCCTGTCCAGCACCTACTTCCGCGGCCTGAACTACCTGCTCAACGAGCAACCGGACAAGGCCATCGAGCTGTTCCTGCATATCGCCGAGCTGGACAAGGAAACCTTCGAGACCCAGGTCGCGCTGGGCCATCTGTTCCGCCGCCGCGGCGAAGTCGATCGTGCCATCCGCCTGCACCAGGGCCTGGTCAACCGCAGCGACCTCAGTGACGCGCAGCGTGTGCAGGCCCTGCTGGCGCTGGGCGAGGACTACATGAAGTCCGGTCTGCTGGATCGGGCCGAGACGGTCTTCACCGAACTGGCCCAGCTCGACCAGCGCGCACCGCAGGCGCTCAAGCATCTGATCGGCATCTACCAGGCCGAGCGTGACTGGGAAAAGGCGATCGACAACGCCACCCGTTTCGAAGACGTCACCGGCGAGCCGATGGGCAAGCTGATCGGGCAGTTCGAGTGCGAGCTGGCCGAGCGCTTCCGTGGCGCCGGCAAGCTGGAAGAGGCGAGGGCGGCCATCGCCCGCGCCTACCAGGCCGATGCGATGTCGGTGCGTGCCGGCATCATCGAAGGCCGCCTGGAAACCGATGCCGGTAATTCCGAAGCGGCCGTGCGCGCGTTCGAGCGTGCCGCCCGCAACGACCCTGAATACCTGCCCGAGCTGCTGCCGGCGCTGATGCAGAACTACCGCAAGGTGGGCGACCTGGCGGGCGCGCGTGCGTTCCTGTCGGAAATGACCGAGCACTACCGTGGCATCGCCCCGGTGCTGGCACTCACCCGCCTGATGGAAGAGCAGGAGGGCGTGGCGCCGGCACGGGCCTATCTCGGCCGCCAGTTGAAGGACCGCCCCTCGGTGCGCGGCGAGTCGGCGCTGATCGACCTGACCCTGGCCGAAGGTGCCGATTCCACGGCCACCCTGCACGACCTCAAGCACATCACCGACCAGCTGCTGGTACGCAACCCGGCTTACCGTTGCACGCGCTGCGGCTTCGGTGCGCGCACCCATCACTGGCAGTGCCCAAGCTGCAAGGAATGGGGTACGGTCAAGCCGCTGCTGAACTACGCGGTGCTCTGA